A genomic window from Mycobacteriales bacterium includes:
- a CDS encoding sugar kinase, with translation MPDAAARDLDVVTFGETMVLLVAEPGLPLDDATAYRRSIAGSESNVALALARQGHRAGWFGRIGDDPFGGIVLRTVHGEGVDTSRVRTDPDAPTGLLVRDSHSERPIEVLYFRRGSAGSRLSPADVDPGYVGSARILHFSGITPVLSDSAHEASLAALEAARAAGTTVTFDPNIRRRLCPPDRVGEVLRPFAGADVILAGADEAELLSGAAEPVQAAGWFLDQGARIVVIKHSANGCWATDGTHTWKQDPVRVRSVDPVGAGDAFAAGFLSAMLTDSPSLDDIDVAGALARAAALGAAAVQTVGDVEGVPRGAAGTHDPTIDVRR, from the coding sequence TGCCGCTGCCCGCGACCTCGACGTCGTCACGTTCGGCGAGACGATGGTGCTGCTCGTCGCCGAGCCCGGCCTGCCGCTCGATGACGCGACGGCCTACCGGCGGAGCATCGCCGGCTCCGAATCCAACGTCGCCCTGGCGCTCGCCCGGCAGGGCCACCGGGCCGGTTGGTTCGGCAGGATCGGGGACGACCCGTTCGGCGGGATCGTGCTCCGGACCGTCCATGGCGAGGGCGTCGACACCTCGCGGGTGCGCACCGACCCGGACGCACCGACCGGGTTGCTGGTGCGCGACAGCCACAGCGAGCGGCCGATCGAGGTCCTCTACTTCCGCCGGGGCTCGGCGGGCAGCCGGCTGTCCCCCGCCGACGTCGATCCCGGTTACGTCGGGTCCGCGCGGATCCTCCATTTCAGCGGCATCACGCCGGTGCTCTCCGACTCGGCTCACGAGGCGAGCCTGGCGGCGCTCGAAGCCGCCCGTGCCGCCGGTACGACGGTGACCTTCGATCCCAACATCCGCCGGCGGCTCTGCCCGCCGGACCGGGTCGGCGAGGTGCTGCGGCCCTTCGCCGGCGCCGACGTGATCCTGGCCGGCGCCGACGAGGCCGAACTGCTGTCCGGTGCCGCCGAACCCGTGCAGGCGGCGGGCTGGTTCCTCGACCAGGGCGCCCGGATCGTCGTCATCAAGCACAGCGCCAACGGCTGCTGGGCGACCGACGGCACGCACACCTGGAAGCAGGACCCGGTGCGGGTGCGGTCGGTCGATCCGGTCGGGGCGGGCGACGCGTTCGCGGCCGGCTTCCTGTCCGCGATGCTCACCGACTCGCCGAGCCTCGACGACATCGACGTGGCGGGAGCACTGGCCCGGGCGGCCGCGCTGGGGGCGGCCGCCGTCCAGACCGTCGGCGACGTCGAGGGTGTGCCCCGCGGCGCCGCCGGGACGCACGATCCGACCATCGACGTACGACGCTGA
- a CDS encoding SMP-30/gluconolactonase/LRE family protein: MTTPASKTAEVLGGPACELGEGPVWHAEAQELGWVDLLGKALHRATLDADGTLGPVRTTHVGGHLGAAVPVGGPDGGWLLAIAQGFAHLADDGTITPLAQPEAGSHGGNRMNDAKADPRGRWWAGSMSYGEKSAAGSLYRVDLDGSVTPMLTGTSVSNGLGWSPDGKTMYFNDSGTRTLSAYSFDVETGEIADHRILVRGTPESTPDGLTMDDEGCVWTAMWDGGSVHRYDPDGRLLEVVQVPVQRTSSCCFAGPDSDQLVITTGQVPDKQETDAGRLFVLRPGVTGPPADRFAGTLPR; this comes from the coding sequence GTGACGACGCCAGCAAGCAAGACCGCCGAGGTGCTGGGCGGACCCGCCTGCGAGCTCGGCGAGGGACCCGTGTGGCACGCCGAGGCGCAGGAGCTCGGGTGGGTCGATCTGCTCGGCAAGGCGTTGCACCGCGCCACCCTCGACGCCGACGGGACGCTCGGCCCGGTCCGCACGACCCACGTCGGCGGACATCTCGGCGCCGCCGTACCGGTCGGCGGCCCCGACGGTGGCTGGCTGCTCGCCATCGCCCAGGGATTCGCACACTTGGCCGACGACGGCACGATCACGCCGCTCGCCCAGCCGGAGGCCGGGTCCCACGGCGGCAACCGGATGAACGACGCCAAGGCCGACCCGCGGGGCCGGTGGTGGGCCGGCAGCATGTCCTACGGCGAGAAGTCCGCCGCCGGGTCGCTCTACCGGGTCGACCTCGACGGCTCGGTGACCCCGATGCTGACCGGCACCTCGGTGTCCAACGGCCTGGGCTGGAGTCCGGACGGCAAGACGATGTACTTCAACGACTCCGGGACACGCACCCTGTCGGCGTACTCCTTCGACGTCGAGACCGGCGAGATCGCCGACCACCGCATCCTGGTCCGTGGTACGCCGGAGTCGACGCCCGACGGACTGACGATGGACGACGAGGGATGCGTGTGGACCGCGATGTGGGACGGCGGCTCGGTGCACCGCTACGACCCGGACGGCCGGCTGCTCGAGGTCGTCCAGGTGCCGGTGCAGCGGACGTCCAGCTGCTGCTTCGCGGGTCCGGACAGCGATCAACTGGTGATCACGACCGGCCAGGTGCCGGACAAGCAGGAGACCGACGCGGGACGCCTCT
- a CDS encoding bifunctional 4-hydroxy-2-oxoglutarate aldolase/2-dehydro-3-deoxy-phosphogluconate aldolase, with protein MYRWQTMSIIAEQRAIGIVRTDDAKSALTAGQQLLAAGMRTVEIALTTPGGLDAVQALAEAAPPGTAIGAGTVLDATTARLAILAGATFLVSPSLDRDMITTAHRYDTAVIPGTGTATEVVAAMEAGADAVKYFPSSSVGPGQLRDLRGPLPHVPFIPTGGITVEDAPKYIAAGAIAVGVGSALTVGTDDEIAARVQGLLQALARAA; from the coding sequence GTGTATCGCTGGCAGACCATGAGCATCATCGCCGAGCAGCGTGCGATCGGCATCGTGCGCACCGACGACGCGAAGTCCGCCCTGACCGCCGGCCAGCAGTTGCTCGCCGCCGGCATGCGCACGGTCGAGATCGCGCTGACCACGCCGGGCGGGCTGGACGCCGTACAGGCGCTCGCCGAGGCGGCGCCGCCGGGAACGGCCATCGGGGCCGGCACCGTGCTGGACGCCACCACCGCCCGGCTCGCCATCCTGGCCGGCGCGACGTTCCTCGTGTCGCCGTCGCTCGACCGCGACATGATCACCACCGCGCACCGCTACGACACCGCCGTGATCCCCGGCACCGGTACGGCGACCGAGGTGGTCGCGGCGATGGAGGCCGGCGCGGACGCGGTCAAGTACTTCCCGTCGTCCAGCGTCGGACCCGGCCAACTGCGCGACCTGCGCGGGCCACTGCCCCACGTGCCGTTCATCCCCACCGGCGGGATCACGGTCGAGGACGCGCCGAAGTACATCGCGGCCGGAGCTATCGCTGTCGGCGTCGGCAGCGCACTCACCGTCGGCACCGACGACGAGATCGCAGCGCGGGTGCAGGGACTGCTGCAAGCACTCGCCCGCGCCGCCTGA